CGTGGTCATCCTCTCGGGTCGTAAGGGACAGGCCACGCTGTTCTTCGGACGCCCGCACAACGACGCCCGCCTGCGCGTGGAACAATGCCGCCGCAGCCTGGATGTCAGCTTTTGCTTGGCCTACGCGCGCAGGCTCGTCCACCGCAAACTGGAGGGGCAGCATCAATGGCTTGGCGCGCTGCGCGACCCGTACCCCCGGGCGCGCTATGCCTTGACCCAGGCCATGCGCCAGTTGCAAGACCAGCAGTCCCGTCTGCCTCGCGCCGTTGACCTGGACAGTCTGCGCGGCCAAGAAGGTGCCGCCGCCTGCGCATACTTTGACGGCTTACGCGCAGTGTTGCCAGCCAGCCTGGGCTTCAACGAGCGGAACCGGCGGCCTCCGCGCGACCCCTTCAACGCACTGCTGTCGCTCACCTACACCCTCACGCACGCCGAAACCGCGTTGGCGCTGCATGCCGCAGGGCTTGATCCCTGCGTGGGGTTCTATCACCAGATCAGCCACGCACGCGAATCACTTGCCTGCGACGTGATGGAAGCAGTACGCCCTCTCGCCGACCGCTTTTGCCTGGAACTGGTAGCCCGGCAAACCCTTACCAGCGAGCACTTTGGAAACAGCGAAGCCGGATGCCTGCTTGGCAAGGCCGGGCGCACACGCTACTACAGCGCCTACGAAGATCACGCGCCTGCGCTGCGCAGAGCGATACAGGAAGAAGTCAAGTATCTGGCGCGGCACGTCGCCCCAGAGCTGCCTGAGCCCAGTGCCTACATCGCCCCATGGATTCCCAGCCCGCACAGCCAGACGCCCGAGGAGGGCGTCGATAACACTGACAGCCGAGGCGCCGACTCCTCCACATGACCCAGCCCGCAGCCGCGGGTTCAATACGTGCGCGACTACATCGTCTGCTATGACATCAGCTGCCCCAGGCGGCTGGCGCAGATACACCGCTACCTCAAGCGCCGGGCCTGCGCACTGCAGTACTCGGTGTTCCTGTTCACCGGCACGGAACAGGCAATGCAGAGCTGCCTGATGCACCTTGAAGAGCTCATGGATCGGCGCTGCGACGACATACGTGCCTATCCGCTGCCCAAGCGCGGCCTGCGCCTCTGGTTGGGACGTGCGACGTTGCCGGAAGGCATTCACTGGGGTGATTTGCCGTGTCCCTGGGGGGCACCCGCCCCGTAGCTGTCGCTTCGGTGGTGACCCTCACCGCAGTAGACTGGCCAGTATCTCCAACTCATTGCAGCCGTCCCCCGATCTTGGCGCAAGACATCTCCGGTGATGCGGAACAACGTCCATAAATACTCACGTAAGCTGTTGTTTAGCGAGGATTATTATGTCAGCACGGCTTCAAGCCAGCCCTGATTTCAAAGGGATTAAGACGTCATCGGCCAATTCCAGCCCAGCGACTTCACGGCTTCAAGCCAGCCCTGATTTCAAAGGGATTAAGACCCTACCACGTCATAGCCGCCGCCAGAACAGCTTCAAGCCAGCCCTGATTTCAAAGGGATTAAGACAATCCCTGGTGATTGAAATTGACGCAGCCTGAGCGCTTCAAGCCAGCCCTGATTTCAAAGGGATTAAGACTTCAGAACCGATTCAATGCCGCATGCTCCATCAAGGCTTCAAGCCAGCCCTGATTTCAAAGGGATTAAGACAATATAGTTGGGCCAATTGGGGTTCCATGATCGCTTCAAGCCAGCCCTGATTTCAAAGGGATTAAGACGGCGCGGCTCATGGCCTCGTTGGCGTCGTAGCGCTTCAAGCCAGCCCTGATTTCAAAGGGATTAAGACGCGAATGACTGCATTGCCGCGTATTTGTAAGCTTCAAGCCAGCCCTGAT
This genomic interval from Burkholderiaceae bacterium contains the following:
- a CDS encoding CRISPR-associated protein Cas1, which produces MSTLFVDRRDIELEHDDGALVIRDRGTRIGTVPLAPITRVFLRGSVTLRTSVLGHLGERGIGVVILSGRKGQATLFFGRPHNDARLRVEQCRRSLDVSFCLAYARRLVHRKLEGQHQWLGALRDPYPRARYALTQAMRQLQDQQSRLPRAVDLDSLRGQEGAAACAYFDGLRAVLPASLGFNERNRRPPRDPFNALLSLTYTLTHAETALALHAAGLDPCVGFYHQISHARESLACDVMEAVRPLADRFCLELVARQTLTSEHFGNSEAGCLLGKAGRTRYYSAYEDHAPALRRAIQEEVKYLARHVAPELPEPSAYIAPWIPSPHSQTPEEGVDNTDSRGADSST